The following proteins are co-located in the Haloplanus sp. HW8-1 genome:
- a CDS encoding aldehyde ferredoxin oxidoreductase family protein, whose product MTDLGGFRDHVAHVDLGAGDVSYQGIDDEDAKKYIGGRGLGVKYVFDAGPDVDPLGPDNRLAFMTGPLTGSQAVMSGRIAICTKSPLTGTVTDSHHGGWSGARLKWSGFDGLLFDGQSEDPVYAVVEDGEVELRDASHLWGKGVHETRETIEEEIEGSYGKNLSIMAIGPGGENEVRYACIVNEDDRASGRGGTGCVMGNKGLKAVVVKSGTKMPKPADSDTFGEGARQAMQVIQESDVTAPNEGALSMYGTNVLMNITEEMDGHPTKNGQYTSGFAMNEAEDSDLVAERISGENVRENILVDEPTCHSCPVACKKEVEVNYKHKGQDMNVQMESYEYESAWALGTNSANDDRDAIAIMIDRCNDMGVDTIDMGNMFAMAMEMSEKGYLDDLDDRIDWGDEEHMIDLIEEVGHRDGDLADLLAKGPERAADEVDAHDTRLDVKGQTIAAYDPRCMKGMGIGYATSNRGACHLRGYTPAAEILGIPEKVDPYEEEGKGELCATFQDLHAISDSFDICKFNAFAEGIEEYVKQYNGMTGRDLSEEELMTAGERVYNLERYFNNLVGFDGADDSLPGRFVEGDDEAIPGQGGSEGELCDLATMKEEYYSHRGWADGVVTDDTLERLDIDVGPGTGVSGSGGQAPADD is encoded by the coding sequence ATGACAGACTTAGGTGGATTCAGAGATCACGTAGCGCACGTGGACCTCGGCGCGGGCGATGTCTCGTATCAGGGCATCGACGACGAGGACGCGAAAAAATACATCGGCGGGCGCGGACTCGGCGTGAAGTACGTCTTCGACGCCGGTCCCGACGTGGATCCGCTGGGTCCCGACAACCGACTCGCGTTCATGACCGGCCCCCTGACGGGGTCCCAGGCGGTCATGAGCGGCCGGATCGCGATCTGTACGAAGTCCCCGCTCACGGGCACCGTCACGGACTCCCACCACGGTGGCTGGTCCGGGGCGCGACTCAAGTGGTCGGGCTTCGACGGACTGCTCTTCGACGGGCAGAGTGAGGATCCGGTCTACGCCGTCGTCGAGGACGGCGAGGTCGAACTCCGTGACGCCTCCCACCTGTGGGGCAAGGGCGTTCACGAGACCCGCGAGACGATCGAAGAGGAGATCGAGGGGTCCTACGGCAAGAACCTCTCGATCATGGCCATCGGTCCGGGCGGCGAGAACGAGGTGCGGTACGCCTGCATCGTCAACGAGGACGACCGCGCCTCGGGCCGTGGCGGCACCGGCTGTGTGATGGGCAACAAGGGCCTGAAGGCCGTCGTCGTGAAGTCGGGGACGAAGATGCCGAAGCCGGCCGACTCCGATACGTTCGGCGAGGGTGCCCGACAGGCGATGCAGGTCATCCAGGAGTCCGACGTCACCGCGCCCAACGAGGGCGCGCTCTCGATGTACGGCACGAACGTGCTGATGAACATCACGGAGGAGATGGACGGCCACCCGACGAAGAACGGCCAGTACACCTCCGGGTTCGCGATGAACGAGGCGGAAGACTCCGACCTCGTCGCCGAGCGCATCAGCGGCGAGAACGTCCGCGAGAACATCCTCGTGGACGAGCCCACCTGTCACTCCTGCCCGGTCGCTTGCAAGAAGGAGGTCGAAGTCAACTACAAGCACAAGGGCCAGGACATGAACGTCCAGATGGAGTCCTACGAGTACGAGAGTGCGTGGGCCCTCGGCACCAACTCCGCCAACGACGACCGTGACGCCATCGCGATCATGATCGATCGCTGTAACGACATGGGCGTCGACACCATCGACATGGGGAACATGTTCGCCATGGCGATGGAGATGAGCGAGAAGGGCTACCTCGACGACCTCGACGACCGGATCGACTGGGGCGACGAGGAGCACATGATCGACCTCATCGAGGAGGTCGGTCACCGCGACGGTGACCTCGCCGACCTGCTGGCGAAGGGGCCGGAGCGTGCCGCCGACGAGGTGGACGCTCACGACACCCGTCTCGACGTCAAGGGCCAGACTATCGCCGCCTACGACCCGCGCTGCATGAAGGGCATGGGCATCGGCTACGCCACCTCGAACCGTGGCGCCTGCCACCTGCGCGGCTACACGCCGGCCGCCGAGATTCTCGGCATCCCGGAGAAGGTCGACCCCTACGAGGAGGAAGGCAAAGGCGAACTGTGTGCCACCTTCCAGGACCTCCACGCCATCTCCGACTCCTTCGACATCTGCAAGTTCAACGCCTTCGCGGAGGGCATCGAGGAGTACGTCAAGCAGTACAACGGCATGACCGGCCGCGACCTCTCCGAGGAGGAACTCATGACGGCCGGCGAGCGCGTGTACAACCTCGAACGCTACTTCAACAACCTCGTCGGCTTCGACGGCGCGGACGACTCGCTACCCGGGCGGTTCGTCGAGGGCGACGACGAGGCCATCCCCGGTCAGGGTGGCTCCGAGGGCGAACTCTGCGACCTCGCCACGATGAAAGAGGAGTACTACAGCCACCGCGGCTGGGCGGACGGCGTCGTCACCGACGACACGCTCGAACGCCTCGACATCGACGTCGGTCCGGGCACGGGCGTCTCCGGATCCGGCGGGCAGGCGCCGGCCGACGACTGA
- a CDS encoding NUDIX hydrolase has protein sequence MGDDLTWETTDSAVDYTCPGFDVRRDEVRLPDGTETDYHYVDEPAAVVVLPFTPDGDVVVIDEWRQAVGRVNRGLPAGSVEGTDADLPAAARRELREETGYEAGPVSHLFAAEPTNGIANSVHHYFVARDCVSTGDRDLDFNESIRVSTTGYDDLLAAVLDGDVRDGRTVAAVTGYELRNGVGRAP, from the coding sequence ATGGGCGACGATCTGACCTGGGAGACGACCGACTCGGCGGTCGACTACACCTGTCCCGGCTTCGACGTGCGCCGCGACGAGGTGCGACTGCCCGACGGCACCGAGACCGACTACCACTACGTCGACGAACCCGCGGCGGTCGTCGTCCTCCCCTTTACTCCGGACGGCGACGTCGTGGTCATCGACGAGTGGCGCCAGGCGGTCGGTCGGGTGAACCGGGGGTTACCCGCGGGATCCGTCGAGGGCACCGACGCCGACCTCCCGGCGGCCGCCCGGCGCGAACTCCGCGAGGAGACGGGTTACGAGGCCGGTCCCGTCTCGCACCTGTTCGCCGCCGAACCGACCAACGGCATCGCCAACTCCGTCCATCACTACTTCGTCGCCCGTGACTGCGTGTCGACGGGCGATCGGGACCTCGATTTCAACGAGAGCATCCGCGTCTCGACGACTGGCTACGACGATCTGCTCGCGGCCGTCCTCGACGGGGACGTTCGCGACGGGCGGACCGTCGCCGCCGTCACGGGGTACGAACTCCGGAACGGCGTCGGGAGAGCGCCGTAG
- a CDS encoding arylsulfotransferase family protein has protein sequence MSSRFGLGNALVAVGCLCLLATVAFGAALAPAGTTGAASGSGSGGGGDVAPDDERLTLVGVQGVGSYVEGGSVRLLSGTEERWRESSADVYFDVTQLDDGSVLAGYMAGGYEDCGPYDPPCHRTGYRIIDPDPTPTVVEEWSFPVRNRVASEVHDVEPLPGGGFVVADMEHERVLIVEDGEVVWEWKASSRYEAPPDPTKTDWLHINDVDRIGDGRFLVSVRNANQLVVLQRGEGVVEVINRDHDDETDDDGLVGDPSVLYHQHNPQWLGDGAVLVADSENHRVVELHRTESGRWEPAWVLEGAGGQKFDWPRDADRLPNGNTLITDTRNGRIVEVNESGSLVWERQLDYRALPYEADRLPAGETIGGPTYGDADTAAAAGSTVPVLTPLLRLLSAAVRLPRWVSELHLLGALVSVGLVGAGLILRWRDG, from the coding sequence ATGTCCTCTCGGTTCGGCCTCGGCAACGCGCTCGTCGCGGTGGGCTGTCTCTGTCTGCTCGCAACGGTCGCCTTCGGTGCCGCACTCGCGCCCGCCGGCACGACGGGCGCCGCGTCCGGGTCCGGATCCGGTGGCGGTGGCGATGTCGCGCCCGACGACGAGCGACTGACCCTCGTCGGCGTCCAGGGCGTTGGTAGCTACGTCGAGGGAGGATCCGTTCGGCTGCTCTCCGGAACCGAGGAGCGATGGCGGGAATCCTCTGCCGACGTCTACTTCGACGTGACGCAACTGGACGACGGCTCGGTACTCGCCGGCTACATGGCCGGCGGCTACGAGGACTGTGGTCCCTACGACCCGCCATGTCATCGCACGGGCTACCGGATCATCGACCCCGATCCCACCCCCACCGTCGTCGAGGAGTGGTCGTTCCCGGTTCGCAATCGGGTCGCCAGCGAGGTTCACGACGTGGAGCCCTTGCCCGGCGGTGGCTTCGTCGTCGCCGACATGGAACACGAACGAGTCCTGATCGTCGAGGACGGCGAGGTGGTCTGGGAGTGGAAGGCGAGTTCCCGCTACGAGGCGCCCCCCGACCCGACGAAGACCGACTGGCTCCACATCAACGACGTCGACCGCATCGGCGACGGCCGCTTTCTGGTCTCCGTGCGCAACGCGAATCAACTGGTCGTCCTCCAGCGTGGCGAGGGCGTCGTCGAGGTGATCAACCGCGATCACGACGACGAGACCGACGACGACGGACTCGTCGGCGATCCGTCGGTACTCTACCACCAGCACAACCCCCAGTGGCTCGGCGACGGCGCCGTGCTGGTCGCGGACAGCGAAAACCACCGTGTGGTCGAACTCCACCGGACGGAGAGCGGCAGGTGGGAGCCCGCCTGGGTGCTCGAGGGCGCCGGCGGGCAGAAGTTCGACTGGCCGCGGGACGCCGACCGGCTCCCCAACGGCAACACCCTGATCACCGACACGCGCAACGGCCGCATCGTCGAGGTCAACGAGTCCGGAAGCCTCGTCTGGGAACGGCAACTCGACTACCGAGCCCTCCCCTACGAGGCCGACCGCCTACCGGCTGGGGAGACCATCGGTGGGCCGACCTACGGCGACGCGGACACGGCCGCCGCGGCCGGCTCGACGGTCCCCGTGCTCACGCCCCTGCTCCGGCTTCTCAGTGCTGCCGTCCGCCTCCCGCGGTGGGTTAGCGAACTCCACCTCCTCGGGGCGCTCGTCTCCGTCGGCCTCGTCGGCGCCGGCCTGATCCTCCGGTGGCGCGACGGGTAG
- a CDS encoding MFS transporter: protein MTTDGTPDNVLFEWYERYIGDPETETDVYLGFALFFGGIALGAVGILVFLLSAAMSGGGTPAWAIREVAMVAASVGFPVILLGMVVLLPGDRRMTYVSLGGLAVCLVAVGLFVATYPMHWNVARTPDYSAQGVAIYAVGLVAVVGATGAALVGHQVERATPGERAAEVAAGSGTGATGAGGADGDAGKTVSDEQVRRDIDEAMADADLSWGGVSRKNTTRLELDTDADVEVDREAFENAEATTVRSSGDGVDDALSNLRKLQGREQQTDASTGVDDQTAALTELRQQQQVEEVATEDDESIVDRARDLFSR from the coding sequence ATGACCACGGACGGCACCCCCGACAACGTACTCTTCGAGTGGTACGAGCGATACATCGGCGACCCCGAGACGGAGACGGACGTCTACCTGGGGTTCGCGCTCTTTTTCGGCGGCATCGCCCTGGGCGCCGTCGGCATCCTCGTGTTCCTGCTGTCGGCAGCGATGAGCGGCGGTGGCACGCCGGCGTGGGCGATCCGCGAGGTGGCGATGGTCGCCGCGTCGGTCGGCTTCCCCGTCATCCTGCTCGGGATGGTCGTCCTCCTCCCGGGCGACCGGCGGATGACGTACGTCTCGCTCGGCGGCCTGGCGGTGTGTCTGGTCGCGGTCGGGCTGTTCGTCGCCACGTATCCGATGCACTGGAACGTGGCGCGGACGCCGGACTACAGCGCCCAGGGCGTCGCCATCTACGCCGTCGGGCTGGTGGCCGTCGTCGGCGCGACCGGGGCAGCACTGGTCGGCCATCAGGTCGAACGCGCCACGCCGGGCGAGCGTGCCGCCGAGGTGGCCGCCGGAAGCGGGACGGGCGCGACGGGAGCGGGTGGAGCGGACGGCGACGCGGGGAAGACGGTCTCCGACGAACAGGTCCGCCGCGACATCGACGAGGCGATGGCCGACGCCGACCTGTCGTGGGGCGGCGTCAGCCGGAAGAACACCACGCGACTCGAACTCGATACGGACGCGGACGTGGAGGTCGACCGCGAGGCGTTCGAGAACGCGGAGGCGACGACCGTACGATCCTCGGGAGACGGTGTCGACGACGCGCTCTCGAACCTGCGGAAACTCCAAGGGCGCGAACAGCAGACCGACGCGTCGACGGGCGTCGACGACCAGACGGCCGCGCTGACGGAACTCCGCCAGCAACAGCAGGTCGAGGAGGTCGCCACGGAGGACGACGAGAGTATCGTCGACCGTGCGAGGGATCTGTTCTCGCGGTAG